The Halichoerus grypus chromosome 9, mHalGry1.hap1.1, whole genome shotgun sequence genomic sequence CGGGAAAACAGCCCGTGGCTTGGGCCGAACCCCACAGAGGGCTCTGAATGCTCGGGGCAGGAGCGTCTTCACACTGCTGCCTTCGGAGCTGGGCCCTCTGAGTTGTATTCCTGTGGCCCTAGGTGGCAGTGCTGGTGTCACGGACTGTGGGCCCCACACAGCGGCTGCTGCTCTGTGGCACCCTGGCCGCCCTGCACATGCTCTTCCTGCTCTATCTGCACTTCGCCTACCACAAGGTGGTAGAGGGTGAGTGACAGGAGGGCCTGGGTGTGGGGGACGGAAGCAGCCTCGGAGGGCAGCGCCAGGCCAACTGTCGCTCACCTCCCGTCCTCTTGCTTTCAGGGATCCTGGACACGCTGGAGGGCCCCGACATCCCGCCCATGCAGAGGGTCCCCCGAGACATCCCTGCTGCGCTCCCTGCTGCTAGGCTCCCTGCCGCCGTGCTCAATGCCACAGCCAAGGCTGTCGCGGTGACCCTGCAGTCACACTGACCCCACCTGAGACCCTTGGCCGGCCCCCATTTCCCCATCTCCGGAGCAGAGGAAGATTAAAGAACAGTACTGATGCCGTGTGTCTCTTTGATGGGGTCTGCAGCTGCCTCTGAGCTGTAGCCGCTTAAGCCAACTCCTTGTCGCCTGTGGGCCTTCTGAAGGGCGCAAGCCCTGGAACCTCTGGCCAGGACTGCAGGGCTCTGCAGCCGGTGCGGAAAGTGGCTCAGCTCCTCCGAGGCCCTCTCTCCACctactccttcctccctctttatCCCCCCCACGTTGTGTTGCTAAATATAGACTTGGTAATTAAAATACTGATTGAAGTTTGGAACTGCAGCTGCCATTCCAGTGGTCCTCCTTGCCCCCTTACCTCCTGTACACTTTCCTGTTCTCCTGTCACTGGCCGTAATGTCACGTGTTCTCTTCTTGATACCCTCATCCAGGCAGGACGAAGGTGGGACAGCCCAGACTACACTGACAGCAGAGACTGAGTATGGAACCtgtccctgggggcaggggacaccCGTCCCACGGAGTGGCGGGGAGGCCTCAAACACAGGAACCATAAGTCTGATGGAGGAGAGCACCCAGCTTGAGTGGCTCAGCCTCACTCTGGGGACACCAATGGAACAATGACAGTTGGTCAAAAACGCCCAGATTCAGCCCCATGCCGTTACAAGGCCCTTACACCTGGGCCATTGCACAGGGATAATTTTCCTGTGGGAGCTCACATTTGAAGCCAGACTTGCCTGTGTCCTGGTTATACTGGGGCCCAAGGAACAAAGCGGTCATCagttttctctgtccttcctctcCAAGAGTGCTGTTCACTCTTAAATCCATTTACTCTGCTCCACTTAAGAAGTCAGGTGGTTAATGAAATAGAACTTTTGATCTCCCTTCACTACGcttatgttttgttgtttttttttatcctcgTAAATCTGGGTCAGGATCTTTCCTCCTAGCAAAGGGCCTAAGAAAGACGTGCCCTTCATTTGTCCTGGTGATCCGATGTTATGTGAGGACCCCCCCACCGTATCACCAGTGGACGAAGTGCGAACAGCACTACCCGAACCGTGCAGTGTACCCTTCCTGAAAGTTCCAGGCCCATTAACAACGGCCGCCACCACTGCAGGTCGCTGATCCTAGCACCCCCTTCATGGGGCTACCCCAGTGTCACACTGAGAGCCCCGAGGCATCTGCCGCCGGCACCTGGGGAAGGGGTGGCACCAGCACCCTGCCCCTACTTGCGTCTCACCTGCCCCAGGAACGCTTCGGGGTTCTTCCGCCCCGTGGCCCCTGGGACCTCCGCTGCGGGGCCGCCATCTTGGCGAGGGGCACGCGGGGACGTCCCCCTGGGCTGGACCTCCCCCCACGCCCCGCGCGCGCGCCGCGGCCCGCAGCACGGGGCTCCAAACCGGACGGGAGGCCGTGCGCGGGACGCAGGCGAAGACAGCGAGGGTCTGGCCCTCCGGAAGAGGGAACGACGGGAGAATGGGCCGACGCAGCCGGGAACAGTCTCAAATGCCATCTCCACGTGACGTGCCTCCATTCTCCCCGCCACACCCCCTGCTCGTCCCCGGCCTCGACCCACTACCTACTTTCCGAGTACCGTCTGGGCCCACGCCCAGGGGAAGAGCGGCCCCCACCGCTCCCGAACGCCGGCTGTGCGCAGACCCCCGAGCCGCGTGGCCTAGgccgggcagggggcggggcgagCGGCGGTGACGCGGCCGTTGCCATGGGAACCCGCCGCCCGCTCAGGCGCAGGAGCCGGAGCCCGAGCCGGAGCTGCCGCCCGCCGCCGGCTGTCCCGCTGCCCGCCCGCCGGTTTCGGGCTCTCCCTGCGGGGAGGTAGGGGAGccgggctggaggaggggagggagcagatgCTGCCTCCGAGCCGAGACCGGTCCCGCACGTCCTGAGCCGAGGCCCCGCAGCCGCCGCCCCGACCGCGAGGAACGAGGACAAGCGCGGAAACAGCAGCGCCCGCCTGGCCCCGGACCGCGCGCCCCGGCCCCCCGCCCAGACACGGACGGCACGGTCCGCCCCGGCCCCAGCGCCGCGCGGTCTCAGCCCGGCCGGCGACCTCGGCGCCTCCGCAACCCCCGCCGGCTCCGGCCGGGGCCCCGACGCTcttcgccgccgccgccgccgcccccgccgccgccgcccccgccgcggccgccgccgccgccgcccgcgcctcTGCCACCGCCTCTGCCCCCGCTCCGTCCGCGACCCCTGCCCaggccccggccccagccccgaCCCCGCCCTCGGCGCCGCCAACCTCGGCCGCGGCCCGCGCCCCGGCCCCGGAGGCCCAGCCGTGGGTACGATGCTGCCCAGCTCCATCCAGATTTCGGGGGAGCCGCTGTCCGGCGCCGAGGTGCGGGACATCTGCCGTGGCCTGCGCGACAACGCCGTGCGCCTGCTCTCACTGCGCGGCTGCCGCCTCTGCGACCGCGACTTCGGCCGCATCTGCCGGGCCCTGGCCGGGGCCACGTCCCTGGCGCAGCTCAACCTTAACCTAGGCGTCGTGTCCAGTCCCGGCCGCATCAAGCAGCTGGCGGAGGCGCTGCGGACCAACCGCTCCATCCAGTCCCTCTTGTGAGTGCGCTCCTTCGCAAGGGGGTCCCGGGCACTGCAGCCCTCTTCACGCGCCCGCCGCCACCGCCTGTCCCCCGCACACCTTCCTGTAGCTGTCTCCGCACCAGCCTGTCTTCTCAGCCCTGGACACCGCCCCCTCCCTCTACCCATGCCTCCATGACACCCTTACCTCTGGACTTTGCACAAACGGCCCCACCCCAAATGTGATGGGGTACCCACCCCTTTCTGGCAGGGCACCTGTACCTCCCCACCTAATCACCGGCACTGACTTCTTGGGGGCAGCTCCCCGGGTCTCAAGCAGGAACTCCCCTGGGGACTAGACCCCTGCCCCTGCATTCTGCCCCCTGAAGACTCCCAGTCCACCACCCACACACCCGTTCTCTTTGCTCTGTCCTGGATCCCAATCCCTGCCccagaaaagaaaccaaattcCCCTTCTAGCTGTGTTTTTGGAATCTAGAAttgtctttctcccttcccaAGGCTTCTCCCAAGTGCtgtgacaagtgccctcctcaccTCTAGGGCTCACGTAAGGGAAGGGCTGCATTCCCCTACAGGTAGGGCTGCTGACTGCAGTAACCTCTGCTCTCCCGTCTCACCCGCCAGCCTGCATGGGAGCCCCCTGACGGATGCGGGGCTGGCCTTGCTCAACCCGGCGCTGGCCCTCCACCCTGCCCTTGTGGCTCTGGACCTGGGGGACTGCATGCTGGGTGATGAAGCTATCAACCTCATCTGTGGCCTCCTCCCCCCAGATGGAGCCAAGTCAGGTGAGCAAGAGGCCCTGCTGAGGACACGGGCTGGTGTGGCCTTGATAAAAAGCTAGGTGCACAGGGCAGGGGGTGTGACCCAGAGCTGAGGGCTCTGACTGTGGGTGAGAATGTTTATCAGAAGGATTGGGGGCCGAGCAGAATGGAGACTCAGGCATCCAGCCTGCggtgggcaggggaaggcaggggTCTCTCAGGGCCCAGGAGCTCTGTGGCGGGGCGGGGTGGCTCTCAGCCACCAGGGACACCCCAGAGatccagggcaggggaggggcttgAAGGGGCCTGACCTCCACCCTGGCTTCTCACTTTGATGCCGCCCAGGCTTGAAGGAGCTGACGCTGAGTGCCAACCCTGGCATCACCCCTAAGGGCTGGAGCCGCCTCGCGATTGCGGTGGCCCACAGCTCCCAGGTCCGCGTCCTCAATCTGGACTACAACCCCCTGGGTGAGACTCAAGGAAGCCCCCTGCGAGTCTCACCATCCCACCCCCATCCAAGAACTTGGGACCATTGTTTGCCATGGTAACCCCCCTCccactgggggagggagaagggaggggggacgTGGGAGGGAGTGGAGAAGCCACTTGTGAGGAGGACCAGACGAGCACCAGGTACCTGAAAGTACCCGTCACCACCCCTGGGCCTGGCTTGCTTCACCCATTCCCTCCCCAGTCACGGTGCCCCCCCCTCGGCCGCCTACCAAGTGTCAGCGTTTGCTGGCCCGAGGGTGGCATCTAGGGTCCTTAGGGCATGGGGGAGGCCGCGGGGAGGAAAGGTGAGCAGGCCGGCTCACGACTGCCCGTGACCGTGTGCACGTGTGCCGCCTGCCCAGGTGACCACGTGGCAGGGATGCTGGCTGTAGCTGTGGCCTCCAGCCGCACCTTAGAGGTCCTAGACTTGGAGGGCACGGGCCTTACCAACCAGTCAGCTCAGGTGAGACGTCTTTGTGCTGgcgggcggggggaagggggctAGAGGTGGGGGCGCGGGTGAGCCCACGTGTCTGTGGACATGTCGACGGGCTGGCAGGTTGCAGCCTTAACTGTGTTCGTCCTTTTGCGCCTTCTTCCCCACGTCAGACCCTGCTGGACATGGTAGAAAA encodes the following:
- the LRRC73 gene encoding leucine-rich repeat-containing protein 73 isoform X1, which gives rise to MLPSSIQISGEPLSGAEVRDICRGLRDNAVRLLSLRGCRLCDRDFGRICRALAGATSLAQLNLNLGVVSSPGRIKQLAEALRTNRSIQSLFLHGSPLTDAGLALLNPALALHPALVALDLGDCMLGDEAINLICGLLPPDGAKSGLKELTLSANPGITPKGWSRLAIAVAHSSQVRVLNLDYNPLGDHVAGMLAVAVASSRTLEVLDLEGTGLTNQSAQTLLDMVENYPTALRSLVLAENSISPELQQQICDLLSEGEEEEELAGGAGDTQEPERGRGPAAQPSWMCPGGKSPRVRAEPGPEEAWDQGGIQLSDGAHDFRTRRQSVGRDRDVTLHLGLCTS
- the LRRC73 gene encoding leucine-rich repeat-containing protein 73 isoform X2 codes for the protein MLPSSIQISGEPLSGAEVRDICRGLRDNAVRLLSLRGCRLCDRDFGRICRALAGATSLAQLNLNLGVVSSPGRIKQLAEALRTNRSIQSLFLHGSPLTDAGLALLNPALALHPALVALDLGDCMLGDEAINLICGLLPPDGAKSGLKELTLSANPGITPKGWSRLAIAVAHSSQVRVLNLDYNPLGDHVAGMLAVAVASSRTLEVLDLEGTGLTNQSAQTLLDMVENYPTALRSLVLAENSISPELQQQICDLLSEGEEEEELAGGAGDTQEPERGRGPAAQPSWMCPGESSSQMVLMTSGLGDSLLAETEM
- the LRRC73 gene encoding leucine-rich repeat-containing protein 73 isoform X3 produces the protein MLPSSIQISGEPLSGAEVRDICRGLRDNAVRLLSLRGCRLCDRDFGRICRALAGATSLAQLNLNLGVVSSPGRIKQLAEALRTNRSIQSLFLHGSPLTDAGLALLNPALALHPALVALDLGDCMLGDEAINLICGLLPPDGAKSGDHVAGMLAVAVASSRTLEVLDLEGTGLTNQSAQTLLDMVENYPTALRSLVLAENSISPELQQQICDLLSEGEEEEELAGGAGDTQEPERGRGPAAQPSWMCPGGKSPRVRAEPGPEEAWDQGGIQLSDGAHDFRTRRQSVGRDRDVTLHLGLCTS